The proteins below come from a single Perca flavescens isolate YP-PL-M2 chromosome 8, PFLA_1.0, whole genome shotgun sequence genomic window:
- the LOC114560331 gene encoding ADP-ribosylation factor 5 encodes MGLTISSIFERIFGKKQMRILMVGLDAAGKTTILYKLKLGEIVTTIPTIGFNVETVEYKNISFTVWDVGGQDKIRPLWRHYFQNTQGLIFVVDSNDRERVAESAEELTKMLTEDELKDAVLLVFANKQDLPNALTVSELTDKLGLHALRNKTWHIQSTCATQGSGLYEGLDWLSKELSKN; translated from the exons ATGGGGCTCACCATTTCGTCAATCTTTGAACGGATTTTTGGCAAAAAGCAAATGAGGATTTTGATGG TTGGGCTGGATGCTGCCGGAAAAACAACTATCTTGTATAAATTGAAGCTTGGTGAAATTGTGACCACCATCCCAACCATTG GTTTCAATGTGGAGACAGTAGAATATAAAAATATCAGCTTCACTGTATGGGATGTTGGTGGCCAGGACAAGATCAGACCCCTCTGGAGACATTACTTCCAGAACACACAG gGCCTCATCTTTGTGGTGGACAGCAATGACCGAGAAAGAGTGGCAGAGTCTGCAGAGGAGCTCACAAAGATG TTGACAGAGGACGAGTTGAAAGACGCCGTTTTGCTGGTGTTTGCTAACAAACAGGACCTTCCCAATGCCTTAACAGTCAGCGAACTCACAGACAAACTCGGCCTACACGCCCTCCGCAACAAAACT TGGCACATTCAGTCAACCTGCGCCACCCAGGGCAGTGGGCTGTATGAAGGACTTGACTGGCTATCCAAAGAATTGTCCAAGAACTGA
- the LOC114560087 gene encoding protein tyrosine phosphatase domain-containing protein 1: MPIPVPQPAYSQARENLVKAIPPKLLCLLACGGIDCRYEGPACWKLNQQVIRGLFSSWVTDDIIAMARPSNHLIEKYNIIEQFRRLNIRSIINMQLSGEHAHCGPPLDPESGFTYSPQIFMDNDIYFYNFGMPDFGVSSLVGIIDGVKVLAFAVSEGRVAVHCHAGLGRTGVLIACYLIYTLRISPSEAVHYVRIKRPRSIQTRAQLSQVFDFARLLGTQQVQYPDLSLRHGAPFTLQHYLNRQAILLHGQEARTLRQTPKVVYLLCVRLSCLALGLPAPPGIQAELEKRSALRTLNRTVRETLVAKQYLPLLREGHKGPWVTSGSVSSWDEPLGFLERKREVLLDKRSYSDSDLSKITVHQDLDLSPYCTPALGNERQWCVQDLIRPDLRPGSPILATVSPGHQTTKKESHTLNIPISSMTTSNNGAKRSKCTAKKALAKYSSNIELCRNPHNPGPTSVARAVANAMADFGPPGETILQRSALLQEELNSSDCGWALLVTESDPQVLSCLLWTWLDKLKEPVLGAEDVDRLSCGTNNRKPLNVLKKPQRHTIYCLLSCVSTVTSLCPHREDAMLQQLMKALTRRPQEEMRSLATLMKVLKSSLRETFHN; encoded by the exons ATGCCGATACCAGTACCACAGCCGGCCTACTCCCAGGCCAGGGAGAACCTTGTGAAGGCTATCCCACCCAAGCTCCTGTGTCTGCTGGCCTGTGGAGGAATTGACTGCCGCTATGAAGGACCAGCATGTTGGAAATTAAATCAACAGGTCATTCGAGGCCTTTTTTCCTCCTG GGTGACAGATGACATTATTGCCATGGCACGACCATCCAATCATCTAATTGAGAAGTACAACATCATAGAACAATTTCGAAG GTTGAACATCAGATCGATCATCAACATGCAGCTATCTGGAGAGCATGCTCACTGTGGACCTCCCCTAGACCCTGAAAGTGGTTTCACATATTCTCCACAGATCTTCATGGACAATGACA tttACTTTTACAACTTTGGGATGCCAGATTTCGGTGTGTCCTCTCTTGTCGGAATAATTGATGGAGTGAAAGTTTTGGCCTTTGCAGTGAGCGAAGGAAGAGTGGCTGTGCACTGCCATGCAGGCCTGGGCAGGACAG GTGTCTTGATAGCCTGTTACTTGATTTACACCCTGCGCATTAGCCCGAGTGAAGCTGTCCACTATGTACGGATTAAACGGCCACGCTCGATCCAAACCCGAGCACAGCTCAGCCAGGTGTTTGACTTTGCTCGCCTGCTTGGCACACAGCAAGTCCAATACCCAGACCTCAGCCTGCGGCACGGAGCCCCTTTCACACTGCAGCACTACCTAAACCGACAAGCGATACTGCTGCATGGCCAAGAGGCACGCACCCTCAGACAAACACCCAAG GTGGTGTACCtcctgtgtgtgcgtctctccTGCTTAGCCCTGGGTCTCCCTGCTCCTCCAGGGATCCAGGCTGAGCTGGAGAAGAGGTCAGCACTGAGGACCCTGAACAGGACTGTGAGGGAGACCCTGGTGGCCAAACAGTACTTGCCCTTACTGAGGGAGGGCCACAAGGGGCCGTGGGTGACCTCAGGGTCGGTGTCCTCCTGGGACGAGCCACTGGGAttcttggagagaaagagagaggtgcTGCTGGACAAACGCAGCTACAGCGACTCTGATCTCAGCAAGATCACAGTACATCAG GATCTGGACTTGAGTCCATACTGCACCCCAGCACTTGGAAATGAGAGACAGTGGTGTGTGCAGGATCTGATACGACCTGATCTGAGACCAGGTAGTCCGATCCTTGCCACCGTATCACCAGGCCACCAGACTACCAAAAAGGAATCTCATACACTTAACATCCCAATATCTAGCATGACAACAAGCAACAACGGTGCTAAGAGATCAAAGTGCACAGCGAAAAAGGCACTTGCCAAATACAGCTCCAACATTGAG ttgtGCAGAAATCCACATAATCCAGGCCCAACCTCAGTTGCCCGTGCTGTTGCTAATGCAATGGCAGATTTTGGTCCTCCAGGAGAAACCATCCTTCAAAGATCGGCTCTGCTGCAG GAGGAACTGAACAGTAGCGACTGTGGCTGGGCTCTGCTGGTCACCGAGTCAGATCCTCAGGTTCTCAGTTGTCTGTTGTGGACCTGGCTGGACAAGTTAAAG GAGCCTGTTCTGGGTGCAGAGGATGTAGACAGGTTGAGCTGTGGCACAAACAACAGGAAGCCTCTCAATGTGCTCAAGAAG CCACAAAGACACACTATCTATTGTCTACTGAGCTGTGTGAGCACAGTGACCAGCCTGTGTCCACACAGAGAGGATGCAATGCTGCAACAACTGATGAAGGCACTTACAAGG cGTCCACAGGAGGAAATGAGAAGCCTTGCAACTTTAATGAAGGTCCTGAAGTCGAGTTTGAGAGAAACCTTCCACAACTAA